The following are from one region of the Spodoptera frugiperda isolate SF20-4 chromosome 20, AGI-APGP_CSIRO_Sfru_2.0, whole genome shotgun sequence genome:
- the LOC118281512 gene encoding elongation of very long chain fatty acids protein 7 isoform X1 yields the protein MNSLIGLNPKNPSWDLNKSKCGVNSTSKFTSHGVVCTVYEEIDELPFMASLGPVLTILAVYLVFVLKIGPVFMRKREGYKLTYTLLIYNAIQVAFSVYLVYRFLLDLLNMGLVPKKCYMNEENSRNRILMGTYLYLAAKLTELLDTVFFVLRKKNNQITFLHLYHHTVMVIGTWVLLKYWPSHTLIFIGFLNSLVHVFMYTYYGLAALGPNVAKYLWWKKYMTKFQLIQFVSIIVQYIATVRVSECPPARGVAIFVSCNTGVILLLFLNFYRQNYNKRRGGIVCNESLPSLCLPKEE from the exons atgaattcaCTCATCGGACTTAACCCGAAAAATCCCAGTTGGGATTTGAACAAAAGTAAAT GCGGCGTTAATTCTACAAGTAAATTCACAAGTCATGGCGTCGTCTGTACTGTCT ATGAAGAAATCGATGAGCTTCCATTCATGGCTTCGCTTGGACCAGTTCTCACCATCCTGGCGGTCTACCTAGTCTTCGTGTTGAAGATTGGACCAGTGTTTATGAGGAAACGAGAGGGATACAAGCTAACATATACGCTTCTCATCTACAACGCCATccaagtcgctttttctgtttATCTGGTTTACAGG TTCTTGTTGGACCTTCTCAACATGGGTCTGGTTCCAAAGAAGTGTTACATGAATGAAGAAAATTCCAGAAACAGA aTCCTTATGGGCACATACCTGTATCTAGCAGCCAAGCTAACAGAACTTTTAGATACCGTATTTTTCGTCctaagaaagaaaaacaaccaAATTACCTTTCTCCATCTATATCATCACACAGTCATGGTGATTGGCACATGGGTTTTGCTCAAATATTGGCCGTCACATACGCTTATATTCATCGGATTCCTGAATTCACTGGTGCATGTATTTATGTACACGTATTATGGATTGGCTGCGTTGGGCCCAAATGTGGCCAAATATTTGTGGTGGAAGAAATACATGACGAAGTTTCAGTTG ATCCAGTTTGTATCAATCATCGTCCAATACATAGCAACTGTACGAGTGTCAGAGTGTCCACCAGCCAGGGGCGTCGCCATATTTGTGTCTTGCAACACTGGAGTCATTCTCCTACTCTTCCTCAACTTCTACCGTCAGAACTACAATAAAAGAAGAGGGGGAATCGTCTGCAATGAGTCCCTACCATCGCTGTGCCTACCAAAAGAAGAATAG
- the LOC118282200 gene encoding elongation of very long chain fatty acids protein AAEL008004: MALFNNSFSRTYHHLFVELADPRTNDWFLIKDPLPGLTIIGLYLYFSLKWGPRYMADKKPFQLQKTLVIYNFIQVVVSVWLFHEGLDAGWLRTYSWKCQPVDFSRSPEGMRVARGVYIYFLAKMSELLDTIFFVIRKKDRQITFLHMYHHTVMPMISWGATKYYPGGHGTLIGVINSFVHIIMYTYYMFSAMGPQFQRYLFWKKYITTLQMLQFCIAFLHSAQLLFYDCGYPRWSVVFTLPNSIFFYYLFYDFYYKAYGKPTKKGDEKKTDAKEIKSNGHANGKLAANGTANGTANGKKIANGKKVE, from the exons ATGGCGCTTTTCAACAATTCTTTCTCAAGAACTTACCATCACTTATTTGTCGAATTAGCTG ATCCCAGAACAAACGACTGGTTTCTGATAAAAGATCCGTTGCCTGGTCTCACTATCATCGGCCTGTACCTATACTTCTCGTTGAAATGGGGGCCGAGGTACATGGCAGACAAGAAACCCTTCCAATTACAAAAGACTTTagtcatttataattttatacaagtcGTCGTTAGCGTATGGTTGTTCCATGAG GGCCTCGACGCGGGCTGGTTGAGGACTTATAGTTGGAAATGTCAACCGGTTGACTTCTCAAGATCGCCGGAGGGTATGAGA GTTGCGAGAGGTGTCTACATATACTTCCTGGCGAAAATGTCTGAACTACTCGACACGATTTTCTTCGTTATCAGGAAAAAGGATAGACAGATCACTTTCCTCCATATGTACCACCATACTGTGATGCCTATGATATCCTGGGGAGCCACCAAGTACTACCCAGGAGGTCACGGCACCCTCATCGGAGTCATAAACTCCTTCGTTCACATTATTATGTACACCTACTACATGTTCTCAGCCATGGGACCCCAGTTCCAAAGATACCTGTTCTGGAAGAAATACATCACTACACTGCAAAtg CTCCAGTTCTGCATCGCCTTCCTCCACTCCGCGCAGCTTCTCTTCTACGACTGCGGCTACCCTCGCTGGTCCGTCGTCTTCACTCTACCTAACTCCATCTTCTTCTACTACCTCTTCTACGATTTCTACTACAAGGCATATGGCAAACCTACCAAGAAAGGAGATGAGAAGAAAACAGATGCTAAAGAAATTAAGAGCAACGGCCATGCGAATGGCAAACTCGCTGCTAATGGAACTGCCAATGGAACCGCTAATGGCAAAAAGATTGCCAATGGCAAGAAGGttgaataa
- the LOC118281512 gene encoding elongation of very long chain fatty acids protein isoform X2 produces the protein MNSLIGLNPKNPSWDLNKSKYEEIDELPFMASLGPVLTILAVYLVFVLKIGPVFMRKREGYKLTYTLLIYNAIQVAFSVYLVYRFLLDLLNMGLVPKKCYMNEENSRNRILMGTYLYLAAKLTELLDTVFFVLRKKNNQITFLHLYHHTVMVIGTWVLLKYWPSHTLIFIGFLNSLVHVFMYTYYGLAALGPNVAKYLWWKKYMTKFQLIQFVSIIVQYIATVRVSECPPARGVAIFVSCNTGVILLLFLNFYRQNYNKRRGGIVCNESLPSLCLPKEE, from the exons atgaattcaCTCATCGGACTTAACCCGAAAAATCCCAGTTGGGATTTGAACAAAAGTAAAT ATGAAGAAATCGATGAGCTTCCATTCATGGCTTCGCTTGGACCAGTTCTCACCATCCTGGCGGTCTACCTAGTCTTCGTGTTGAAGATTGGACCAGTGTTTATGAGGAAACGAGAGGGATACAAGCTAACATATACGCTTCTCATCTACAACGCCATccaagtcgctttttctgtttATCTGGTTTACAGG TTCTTGTTGGACCTTCTCAACATGGGTCTGGTTCCAAAGAAGTGTTACATGAATGAAGAAAATTCCAGAAACAGA aTCCTTATGGGCACATACCTGTATCTAGCAGCCAAGCTAACAGAACTTTTAGATACCGTATTTTTCGTCctaagaaagaaaaacaaccaAATTACCTTTCTCCATCTATATCATCACACAGTCATGGTGATTGGCACATGGGTTTTGCTCAAATATTGGCCGTCACATACGCTTATATTCATCGGATTCCTGAATTCACTGGTGCATGTATTTATGTACACGTATTATGGATTGGCTGCGTTGGGCCCAAATGTGGCCAAATATTTGTGGTGGAAGAAATACATGACGAAGTTTCAGTTG ATCCAGTTTGTATCAATCATCGTCCAATACATAGCAACTGTACGAGTGTCAGAGTGTCCACCAGCCAGGGGCGTCGCCATATTTGTGTCTTGCAACACTGGAGTCATTCTCCTACTCTTCCTCAACTTCTACCGTCAGAACTACAATAAAAGAAGAGGGGGAATCGTCTGCAATGAGTCCCTACCATCGCTGTGCCTACCAAAAGAAGAATAG